The genomic region ACGAGGACGAGTTCCGAGCCCGCGAGGAGGCGGAGGCCGCCCTCAAAGCTTTCAAGAAAGATGTGGACGACGCCACCATGGTGCGTCTGGATTTGGAGAAGAAGGTGGAATCTCTGCTGGACGAGATCAGCTTCCTAAGAAAGGTACACGAGGAGGAGGTGGCCGAGCTCACGGACATGATCCACGCGGCTCAGGTGTCTGTGGAGATGGAGGTGTCCAAGCCGGACCTCACCTCCGCCCTCAAGGAGATTCGAAGCCAGTACGAGTCCATGGCGTCCAAGAACCTGCAGTCCGCCGAGGAATGGTACAAGAGCAAGTTTGCCGACCTGTCCGAGCAGGCGAACCGGAGCAACGAGGCCATCCGGGCCGGCAGGGAGGAAATGAACGAGTACCGGCGGCAGCTGCAGTCCAGAACCATCGAGATCGAGAGTCTGAGGGGAACCAACGAGTCTCTGGAAAAGCAGCTGAGAGAGATGGAGGAAAGGCAGGCGGTGGAGATCGGAAACTACCAGGTAGTCCCGTTTTTATCACCTCTCTGTGTTCGCTTGGATAAAACTGTGAGAAAGTAAACATCCGCGAAAATTTAAAGAAGAAATTTTTTTGAGAGagtaaaaaaagaaggaaaaaaaaagaaaaaagaaaaacgacGAAGAAAAGGGTGGAGGAGGATGTGGGGCGCTGTCCGCGGTGCTGAAACCGATTCTTTGAccgcgcccacacacacacacacacacacacacacacacacacacacacacacacacacacacacacacacacacacacacacacacacacacacacacacacacacacacagagagagagagagagagagattaccgGATGCTCTAAATAATTTCATATAAACCGTATTTCTGTATTTAGGACTCACATCCTACCCTTCCTTTTTTTTGGATGTCCTCAGGTGTCTCTGCTAACCTCTTTGTTAAGTTCAGTTAGATTTAATTGGCAATAAAAGTACgtgtacataaaatacataaacagCCATTACGAGGAgagcacaataaagcataaaaaccTATTTCAAATGTGGAATGTTGTATTTTATTTCAGGAAAGCATGGCAGAGCTGGAGAATGAGCTGAGGACCACAAAAAGTGAGATGGCTCGGCACCTGAGGGAGTACCAGGACTTACTCAACGTGAAGATGGCACTGGACATCGAAATTGCTGCTTACAGGTACAAACTGCATTTGTGTATTTATTCATGTTTTAACTAGGAAGTGCAAGAACCAAATTTTAAATGTAtgtaatgtatgtatgtaatgtCATGCCATGTGCATCACCAAAATCACCAGAATAAAAATTTGTTTCCTCCTGAGTTGTTTCTTGCAGTTATGTACACATATGAGATCACAAGATTTTGCTTTTATGCATAACACCGTATGTTAGAGGTGCTGTTGCTCAGTGTATGGAAGTTTCATCATTCCAATAACAAGTCAGCAGGTAAAAAGTCTATATCCTACAGAGGacataagtgagggaagccaccaagacctccATGGCAAGTCTGAAGCAGTTACACACTGTGATTGGAGAGCCTCTGcatgcaacaatttttttttgtctgttgctCCAGGAGTCATGCTTTCAAAATCCAAGACTCCACAAAAAGTGCTATAATTCCCACACTGTTAACACAAAGTGGATGTAGTTCTCTTCAGACTAAAGCTGCTCTGTCAGCTCATATTCATTGTTTTCATCTCTAGTATTCTACGATAGACagccaaaataaatgttttcagtcCAAATACATGAACTGAGTTAAGTTGCTGTGCCTCAGTATCTCTTTCTTTTCTCCACTttcttctgaaaaaaaattcctgCATCCTTCCATTTTCAGGAAACTACTGGAAGGTGAGGAGACCCGCATTGGGTCGGGTTTGACCTATTCCACCCCAGCTATCAGTGGAGGTGCTGGGCAGGGTTTCAGCTACCAGACCCGCATTTACACCAGCTCTGGCAAGGGCTCCATAAAGGAGGGCAAGGATGAGGATCAGCAGCAAGGCAAGTCCGGAAGCAAGGTATCTCACCATGAGGTTTATGAGGAGACGGTGGTCACCACCAAGAAGATGGAGAAGCAGCAAGACTCTAGTGATGTTCCCACCAACCAGAAAAATTAAGAACCCACTGCCGTCCTTGTCCTGCAGCACCTTGAGTTTGTTCACATCCCATCATAAAACAATCCACTCGCCTTTACACTTGTGGCATCAAAGATTATGTCTCTGCTTTGCCTTAAGCATCGTAAGCTTGTCATGTTTCTGAACATCTGAAATATTCATGTTGGATGTCCACGAGGGGATAGAGTGCAGGGAGTGGAGGCTTGTTTTATGCTGGTTTGTTCTCTCGTGTTCACTTTTTCCTTCACATAACAACCTGATTATAACTCTGCTGTAGCATCACTCTCAAAAATGTTATTCAATGTTAAACACTCATATTATTTGCATTTCTGGCAGAAAGTACAATAATCAATAGTTCTGTCACACTTTTTTAGCAATGTTCCAACAATGACATTCTGCACCAGTTCATAACCACATGTTCTCCAGAATCATCTGCACTAGTGTTGTTGTCTAACTTGAAGAGAGTCCAAACACATCAGCTGGTTAATGTTTCATAATCAACAGTGACATGTCGACTTGCTGAGATCTGTCGTATGcagctggttaaaaaaaaaaaaaaaaaagctgagggAGAAGAAAAGAGATGCCAGTTTTAAGAATGCACAGAGCATtctggcaataaataaataaattcatttaattaattaaaggTTGAGATGGTTTTGACAAGTTTCAGGATGTGTCTGAAGAAATGGTCCAGCTTCATTAATCAAACACCAGCCATCACAAACTCAACATATCAGCGCTGGTGACCGATGACCTCAAACCAACCAGAAGTGAGAAATTCCTTTATTTCTGTAGTATTTGCTGAGCCTTGAAAACAACATGCGCTGTGGGGGCATTTAACGCAGTGGGAGTCACATTCTTCAATTTAATGTGCAGCTTACATCATGTTTAAAGTGTCATGAATACTTGATGATTCAATCAGCTCTTCTGGAGCGATTGGGACCCGCAGACGTCATCTTTGTGCCACTCATCTGTGCGGTCAGTCTGCTTTGGTGCTTTTGGTGAAGCATTTTACAGTTGATGCTGCTCCTGATGTTACTCCTCTGTGATTTAAACTGAAGCCACAAACAAACCATTTTAATCAAAGACTCATAAACACCTCATCTTACTTTGGATTGGTTGTTGACGATGTGAAAGAAAAAGCTTCCAGGAGGTTCAGGGTACTAGCTGATGTGCTGATCTTCCTTTGGAGCCTGTTTTCAGTGATGTCAAAGGAACACTATCAATGCAACCTGAATATACAAAGGTGCTCTCTGACAGTTTGGTGAAGGATCACACAGTCTAAACAAAGAGCATAAAGATGAATATACTGTGTATAATTTTGGCCTGAGAGGGATATGATATGTTGCTTATTTGGTAAAAGTGGAATTTAGAacaataaattttgcagagtaaaattctgTCTGTCAGGACTACATTTAATACCACTCCAAATACAGCTATAGAAACTCTAACAGAGTAAAATCAGCTCCATCATAGTGCTAAACCAAGTTGCTCTATTCGAGTAAAAGTTGAGCAATGTATTTTCTGGAATATGAGTTGCaggtttttttactagtttgggaggtcctatgAGTTATAGTCCAGGGCaatttatataccaaaaaaataaataaataaataaaataaaataaaaaataaaaaataataatgtgttaATCATTGAAAGTAATTTgtccttctgatgcctgattctgttttttctctgtttaaggtgcagctccatccagaggtgggtgtggtatttgtgctggagaccctcctgtcctgtgcaccaacagcaattcctgtatattcgttttgtgaattgttctgtaatttgtgtctgtatcatggcccaagcagagggtcgcccctttgagtctggtctgcttgaggttttttcctaagagggagtttttccttaccactgttgctctgggggttagtaaggttagaccttacttgtgtgaagtgccttgaggcaactctgttgtgatttggcgctctataaatgaaaataaattgaaattgaaaatacaaGTAATGTATTtttagggctttcccaggaatcaacacctaaacagaagaagCACAAATAGTAAAAGTGCATGACAACAATgtacaaaatacaaaattagagagctaattttaaaaaattctaaTGGACTCATATttttattgggtttttttttgttttgttttgttttttttgctgtggGTCAGCAAACTGATCATCTTCATCAGATAACATCCAATCTGTTGTCcatcacacatttatttgtccatttggttatttatataatttatataataatttaaaagtccttatcatAAGCAACAGCACATGCTGTGATGTGCACAGTTCATCCCCATTGTTAAACTTACCCTCAATGAAACTGTGAAAAAGTGAATTCAACATAGGGGAAAAcggttgtgacttatactccagaacatACTGTAGCTTTTGATTCTGATGGAGTTGATTTGCTCTATGAAAGTTTATATAAGACTATCTGGAGTGGGACCAAATATTGTCCTAGCAGTGTAAATTAACAGGCTCTTTCACTATTTTAACTCagtttgtgtatcagttttttggtcCAGCAGCTCTTCAggaccaacatgtgcagcttcctGGTAAAGTTTTACACATGAAATATTTAATAATTGCTGCAGACTTAAATCATTGCAATATTAGCAGCAAACCAGAAAAATGATCCAAGAAAAATTGCATGGTGTATGTAAATGTATGTTCGCATGGAGTCTATCAGACCAGTTCATTCAGCACATCTGTGACATGTGACGACAAAAGGTCGAGTCACCACTTTAGTTTCTACATCAAACATTTCCACCACCATCGTGTGTAAATGCTCATAATCAACTCTAAATGCATGTGGGATAGATTTTGAAAAGTGTCTTATTACTTGTAGGGTGTGATGTAGATAGACTGCAGATCTGCTGAGAAGATGGAAACGTTACTTTGAGGCATGTCCATGTTTAGCAGAACTCAAGGAGACAACTTCAGATATCTTTTAAGTCACAGTCCAAAACAAGAATTACTTAGTTTTCAATTGATAAACCAAATCCTCCAGTTTAGACAGTTTCAATCCACTTTATACCTCTAACGTCTGGCATGTAACCATTTGAAAGTGGTTCTAAAAGCACTTTAAACTCATGTGTCCAAGACAGGACAGTTTCACAGTCATCTCAACCAGATCACTTTTAATTTACACATATTTGAAATAAGAACACAATAAAACATATCTGAAGGCCTGTCAAATTTAGAACATAGAAcaagtctgatgatgatggaatCATCAACTGAGTATGCTGGACTAATTGATTAATTAACTGCTTCACAGTTTGGTGCCGATGTGCTTGAACAATTGAGAGAAAATTCAAATGAAgcacagggttagggttagggttagtccaGTGCAGCTAACTGCTGCAAGAACAAGAACTCAAACCATTTTTTAATCTCATCTTATTTTAAGAGAATGAAACAGACAAGACAAGATTCTGTATGAACCATTTGCAGACACGACACACATACGTATCAGAAATCTGTGCCATTCCAAAAGACAAGATTCACTATAAATCCTGATTGCTGTTCATCTCTGTTTTTAACTATTGCAATAACTGAATCAGATCTCTGTTTAGAGACTTGTGGCATGTCTTTTCTGTGTGTGCGCTGACAGCTTTAACACGACTATCCTGTCTGTCACAGCTGCATCTGCCCTCACAAACTACAATCACACAGCAAGCAATTAAAATGATTGATTGTACAGCAGAACACTTGTAGAAAAAAACAGTGTGAAAAAACCTTCAGTGAATTAAACacgcagattaaaaaaaaaaaaaaatcaaaatgcaaTATTTAGGTGTGTGTATGGGGTGGGGGGTAAAAATCAGATTTAAAAATTTCACAAAAATTCTAACAAAATTCAAATGCAAaattcgccacagcaaatccaaggttgatctggatgttgaattggcacaagtttacaccggatgcccttcctgatgcaactccacatcacatggagaaatgtggcagggatggtgtTTGAACAAGGAACTTTCCACACTGactccaagtgcactaaccacttggacaccaccgACAAATATAATTGATAAAATTTTAAAAGTAATTGAAAATTCAGGTTAAAAAATTTATATGGAATatatttactttaaaaaaaatctgaatgaaaaacattcagttTGGTTAGGAAGAGAATACACTAAAATCATATtggtgaaaaaaattaaaatctcaTTATaagaattcagttttttttttgtttttttttaatcactgggCTGTCAACTGTATAAAGAAATTGGTctgcagttatttaatttttgccTTTTTTGTCTTATATGATAATTTTACAAATTACTTaatcaaaaaaaaattattatatatatatatatatatatatatatatatatatactatgtatatatatatatatatatatatatatatatatatatatatatatatatatagatatatatattttttttttttttttaacttaactaAGGTGGATTTTGTATTTTGAACTTTTGGGTTTGAATGGATGTTTTTGACACTGTTTTACTTTCAAAAGGTTGATTGATCTCGAGGCCTGAGTGTGTTTTCGTGCCGTATAGTGGTGTTTGTGGCTGATTTTATAAGGAAGCAGTCTGAACGGTGGGCAAACATTTTACTTTGATGGAAGAGAAAGAGCAAAGAAACAAGTCAGTTGATGTGATTTTCCGGGTTCCAGTTTATCCGCCTTTAACTTTAAACCAGAAGAGGCTTCATGGATGTCTGAAGAAAATGTTCTGATCACGCCTTCTTCAAAGCAGCACTGCCAAACCTTTATTGGTGCACATGTAACAAATCAAAGAACCTTGGAGAAAAAGAAAATATGTTCACAAACTGAAACCCAAGAATCGAGACGTAGCCATAGAAGAAATACTGTAGTATATAAATGCCTTAAAACACCAGCAGCTTTCCTCTTTGTGACGTTTGTTTGGTGGATTGTTGTATCGTCGTTATTAGTGTTTATTAGAGTTCTCCATGACTGCAAAACTTTAGAGGCAGAATGTAGCTGACATGTTCTTCTCTTTACTGTTATGTGCTGATGTTTGACACCATatgaataaagaaaaataaatgaatatcaGAGTCTGCACTTTCTTTATTATTTCTGCAGCAGAGAATTTTGACTTTTGATGCGATTTTTTATGTTCATGTAAGAAACTGTGTGGACCCTTCTTTGGTGACAGTAACACACTGCTAAAAGATTTTTTTTGGCTGGTAGTTGAGGTTCTGTTCTAAAAACATTACAATGATGGGTAAATTTTCATGATTGGTGCCTTATTTTGGTCAGGTTTTTCTCAGCAACTATGCAATTCAGAAACATGCCCTATTTTGGGCAAATGGTTGCTATTTTCACAAAAATTCAATTTtttctaaaatttaaaatttcaaaATTATGCATGGAAGAGCTGTGAACAGTGATCAgatgaataaaaaaacaaacaaacaaacaaaaacatcgaaTTAAATATCCATCAACTGAACTGAAAGAGAGgaagcattttgggtgaattCATTATTTTCACCACAAAAAGTCTATATTTTTCCTAAAATTTTAAATTCCAAAATTCTGCatggaagaattgtgaacagtgaTCAGAGGAGTCAAACCCTCAGAATTAAAATCCATCGATAACTGAAGGAAAAGAAGCATTACTGTGAATTACGGATGGACAACGGACACTTCGCCGTGACATTAGCGCTCGGGCCAATGGCCCGcatgaaataaaaatgtttttgccAACATCAAAGAAAGATGGAAAAAATGCAGATTATAGATTATCATATCAGATCTTGAAGAAGAAACCTGTTCAGTTGGTGTCATTATCCAAACTCATTTCCACTTATACGCCTCCTTTATGTTCAATCACAGCAGCTGCTTTACAGCAAAAATCAAAGCGAAGCGTAAGGTTTCAGTGCTTTGCTAACATAAAGTCATCACTTCTCTGTACCAGAGACGTCGCTGCACACAGAACAGGTTGATGATGACAGATATTTTGGGTGACTTTCTACTAGCTTCCTAAAATGAACTCGGTGATGTTTAAAACCTGTTCATCGGTCAATCATCTGTCATGACGGACAACATGTGGCGCCTCCTGCAGACCTAAAATAAAAACACTGACACCACCTGACCCACTGAAGTTTGAAGAATTGAAGGAACTGTTCGGCACAGGTGTGAGCTCTCTGAGTGCCAGTATCTTCTTAAGAACCTTCTTAGATTCCTTCTTAAGGTGTCCCTAAGAGGTCTTAAGAAAACTCTACTCAGATTCATCAATGTGTTCTTTAAGTAACAGAATTGATCACAGCTGTGTTCTTAAATTGATGACTCCCATCTCGTCATAACTGAAAGTGCGTGTCTGGTGAGCCTAATTAACATACGATTAGCATAAGTAACAGCCATCAATGCCCATAAAAGGGCATGAGACTGCCATGGCCATGAGCAGACGCAGATTCATAAAGAGGAAACAAAATGCCAAaagtaaaaatcaaatcaatttcagcacagcaggcaaagagaaaaagaactgtggcagtttcatgtcaggatttgggttttgccagcttttatttattggctttctgtttttcagttacatttggttt from Thalassophryne amazonica chromosome 15, fThaAma1.1, whole genome shotgun sequence harbors:
- the LOC117525645 gene encoding alpha-internexin-like isoform X2 yields the protein MSYGSEIFSSSSYRRIFGDSPRFSLSSSRPAMSASTRGGYRSSSLSRSSVASSHGRRYGRSLAPLDTVDLTQSSILNNEFKIIRTNEKEQMQGLNDRFAVFIEKVRNLEQHNKVLETELVALRQRQAEPSRLADLFQQEIRDLRSQLDGLNGEKSQLLIERDCYEDDLQKLRAKYEDEFRAREEAEAALKAFKKDVDDATMVRLDLEKKVESLLDEISFLRKVHEEEVAELTDMIHAAQVSVEMEVSKPDLTSALKEIRSQYESMASKNLQSAEEWYKSKFADLSEQANRSNEAIRAGREEMNEYRRQLQSRTIEIESLRGTNESLEKQLREMEERQAVEIGNYQESMAELENELRTTKSEMARHLREYQDLLNVKMALDIEIAAYRKLLEGEETRIGSGLTYSTPAISGGAGQGFSYQTRIYTSSGKGSIKEGKDEDQQQGKSGSKVSHHEVYEETVVTTKKMEKQQDSSDVPTNQKN
- the LOC117525645 gene encoding alpha-internexin-like isoform X1, whose translation is MSYGSEIFSSSSYRRIFGDSPRFSLSSSRPAMSASTRGGYRSSSLSRSSVASSHGRRYGRSLAPLDTVDLTQSSILNNEFKIIRTNEKEQMQGLNDRFAVFIEKVRNLEQHNKVLETELVALRQRQAEPSRLADLFQQEIRDLRSQLDGLNGEKSQLLIERDCYEDDLQKLRAKYEDEFRAREEAEAALKAFKKDVDDATMVRLDLEKKVESLLDEISFLRKVHEEEVAELTDMIHAAQVSVEMEVSKPDLTSALKEIRSQYESMASKNLQSAEEWYKSKFADLSEQANRSNEAIRAGREEMNEYRRQLQSRTIEIESLRGTNESLEKQLREMEERQAVEIGNYQESMAELENELRTTKSEMARHLREYQDLLNVKMALDIEIAAYRKLLEGEETRIGSGLTYSTPAISGGAGQGFSYQTRIYTSSGKGSIKEGKDEDQQQGKSGSKVSHHEVYEETVVTTKKMEKQQDSSDVPTNQKN